The DNA region GACCAATGCTGGATTCTCCCGCTCTACATCAACCTGGTTGAACAATTTGACTTAGGTTTCCTGCTATGTCTTCTTCCAATCGTGCAGAACCCGCCGTCTTTTCCTCCCTGTTTCCTTGCAGATTACCCTCCGgcccaacaacctcttctccttctaCCACTTCTTCGTGAGCCCAGTACTCCCCCCCCTGAAACTTCACTacctcatccccccacccccaccaacccgcCGTCAAGTTCCGTGCAAACATCTCCAACGCTGTATACCCCCTAGGTaacacctcctcaaacactCTCTTTAAATTCGGCTTGCGAGAGTGAATATCGGGCACAGAGACAATAACCTTATTCTtcacaccaccagcccctgCACAAGCCCCCTTTTTCCTCGCAATCAACAACCGCTCATAAGGCTTCCGCCATTGACTCCCCAGACTGACAATCGGCTCCCCACGAGACGTGACTTTGACCCAGGTCCATTCTGCCACTAGCTCAATACCCCAGTTGTAGGGAAAAAtgtcgttgaggaggagggtggtgaaacGGGGGGAATTGGTGACCCATACTGCTACGAGTCCATcaggggagaggaggttggttATTTGGAAGGAGGACaggagggagtgggtggaggagagagaggggaggggtttgtaGGCGGCGGGGCTCGAGCGTTTGCGTTTTGCGGAGCGGTTGGGCCAGGGGGGGTCGAGGAGGATAAGGGAGAaggtttgggagaggggggggaaggggccGGTGAGTgggtgggagttggggggggtgAAAGGAGAGTCTGGGGTATCGACTTGGTTAGTGGGGATTATACTGTGATCTTCGGTTgctttgggaggggggtttggttcTGTGGGTGTTGATGTGTTTTTGGGCGGCGCTGCTGTTTCTTCCGGTTGCGTGGCTATCTGCTTTGACTCAACCGGGGCTGGTGGCTTTGAAGTAAGGCGTGGTAGACACCAGGGCCCTTGATAGGATGTGCTTATCTCATCGAGTGCTGACTTAACGGATGCCATGGTCATGAGCTCGGCTATCTGAGCTGCGGGTGAGATGGCTGGTTGAGCATAATCACTGGACTTCGGCTCCGGAGTTACGAAGGGTTGTTCTGGTGCCGGCGAACAGATCAACCTCCGGAATGGTGTAGTTGTGTCTGGTGGCTCATGGCCAGGTAGCATCTGATTATCGGAAAGATACTGGGCTTCTTCAATTGACCGGGGGAGGTCGAGTAGAACCACCGTTTTGGCCTCGTTCTGCCAGAGAATGCTGGATTCAGGCATGGTTTCGATAGTGTTCAATCCATCCCATACATGGACATTATTCTCAAGGCAGGCTATTCAATGGCTCAGGTATTTTGATTGGTCCTTGACATCTAGTCAGTGATTTGCAATGAGACTATGGAATTTGTAACAATTCATTCCACTTACAAGGTCTTATATAGACTATTCACGCATCAAATGCCATGGTAGCACTTATCTTCGCAGTATCTGATGCCCTCGTGACCAACTCGTGACCGTGAACGTGGATATATCGATAACAACTTTGTCAGCGTCGTCAAAAGAGGGTACTATGTGGGCTTCTAGAAATCCCAGAATGGCATAGTGTCAAACCTGATTTACTTAGGCGGCCGCTGGTTGGCCCGTTCTCAGGCACTGGGCCCCTAGTTCAGGCGGGTTGATCAGGTGGGAGGATTCGGCAATCCTCGGCTATGCGGGGTGGCACTGGAGGGCTTGCGGTTCTAAAGCTTAAAGAGTCTGCGGAGAAGACGGAAATGACGTTTGGTTGTTGCATTCCCGGCTTTCGAGAGCGTTTTCTTTGCTCCATCTTCTGAATCGCATTCACAGCAAAACATTACGTACTTGACGATAGACCTATAACTCACTTCCAACTCGCATCTGGACCGTGGCCGaatatatatcttttttcAACGACCCCAGAATACAAAAGAAAGACATTTTCACTCGCAATGCGCCAGTAACGCAGAGCGTCCGTCCCAATATTCCCCTCCCCGAATCTACCTGTCGCGATATTCCGCTACACCAGTCCGCTGAAGCGGGCAACCCCCGGGCCCTCATGAGCCATGCCTCCATGCCGGGGGTCTCGTCGCCTCAAATAGGGCGAGACACTACCCGTGCAGCCCGGCCAAATGCTACAGCACTACCGGCTAAGGATCCAGCAGTATGCCCTACAGACGACGAGGCCCAGGTGCCGAGGAAACCTCCTAAGAACAAGCGGAGCTTGGATTATGTCTGGCGATCTGGTGTCGCAGGTGGTCTGGCAGGATGCGCGGTAGGTTCTTGCCTCGGACTCAGGCACGAACATTGTACGGTGGACTAACATAATCATAGGCCAAAACTGTTGTTGCGCCGCTCGACCGAGTGAAGATTCTTTTCCAGTCTCATAACCCACACTTCATCAAATACACGGGATCATGGATTGGTGTGTCGGAGGCCATGAAGGCCATCTACCAGCAGGACGGTCCAACAGGCCTTTTTAGAGGCCATTCAGCGACACTTTTGAGAATTTTCCCCTACGCAGCTATCAAGTTCCTGGCCTACGAACAAATACGAGCTATTGTCATTCCGAACAAGGAGCACGAAACGCCATTCCGACGACTTATCAGCGGGTCTTTGGCAGGTGTCACCTCAGTTTTCTTCACATATCCACTAGAAGTTATTCGAGTACGGCTGGCTTTCGAGACGAAGAAGGACAGCAGATCATCACTACGCTCAATATGCAAGCAAATATATGGTGAACAACAAAAACCGCGCACTGTGGCTGGCCCTGTCGGCGAGCCTCTGCCAGTTGTGCCTGCTAGGCACGGGCTGACCAACTTTTACCGTGGATTCTCCCCAACGCTCCTGGGCATGCTGCCCTACGCTGGCATGTCTTTCCTGACACACGACACGGCCGGCGACCTTCTTCGTCACCCAAAAATTGCGAAGTGGACTACACTGCCGCAATCTGAGAATGCGCCCGCCGGGAAAGCAGCGCCTTTGCGGTCTTGGGCTGAGCTATTCGCGGGTGGCGTGGCCGGTCTGGTTTCTCAAACGGCGTCCTACCCGTTGGAAGTTATTAGGCGGCGGATGCAAGTTGGCGGAGCGGTCGGCGATGGCCACAGAATGCGCATCGGCGAGACAGCTGGGATAATTATGAGAGAGCGCGGACTGAGAGGTTTCTTTGTGGGCTTGACCATTGGTTACGCCAAGGTGGTCCCCTTGGTGGCGGCGAGTTTCTACACGTACGAAAGACTAAAGACATGGTTCGGCATTTAGAATTTCTTGGGGTTCCTCTggttcttgttttgtttgcaAGCAAGCACAAGATCGGCGTTTGGGGTTGGCAGGCAGATTTCTTTTGTATATACAAAATCTTGGGTTTAAGGGGTTGTCTTTTTCGGGGTGGGTCGGCTCGAGCTGGTTTGAGATACTTGGTCGAGGCTAAACAGGAAGTTCATTTGGTTACTAGCATCATAGTGGACCGTCGTTGGGGCGGGTGGAAGCAATATGAATGTATCATGGCTATCTTGATCTGCTACCTTTCACAATTGAGCTCTTGGATTCAGCTTGACGCTTACCATGGCCGGCGACGAGCCATCTCCTGACAACGGGGTTTAGGGTGTAGTATGAACCACCGATGGACATCGACGGCGTGACATGGCGCCGAGGCAGAATCATGTCACTTTCAGCAGTAGGTGGAATACCCGCGAGGAAACCATATCAACCGGCACACCTGCGTGACTCGACATTCGCGAGATTAAATCACTCCGTGACGGCGTTCCAGAAAAATATAACATTCAaaccatcatcttcttcaactATCACCGCTCATCAAGCAATAGCTTATCCGTCTCGATCTCTACCCCTTCAGTCACCACTCACCAACATTGCCCACCATGGCCTCCACCCAGAACCAAAACCAAGGACAAGACCGCCCCATCATCAAGGCCCATTCCGCTCCTGAAAACCATAACCAACACGTCAAAGACCCCCTCGCCCACTTCAATgccatcccccccctcgcCAAAATGCTCTCCGAtcccgccctcctcagcaCCCAAGTCGTCGACCGCCGCCCCTTGCCCTCGGGTGAGAGCAACTTTGTTCGCAAGGTGATGAACTCTGGCTCCACCGTCAGGGCGTGCGTGACATTCTTCCGGATGCTGCAGCCCTCTGCTTCAATGGTCAAGAAAGCTCAGGCTGCCGGGGCAAAGGGGGAGTTGATCCCCATGGAGGAGATCACCAAATCCAAAGCGATGCTGCAGGGGGGTGGGGCGCAGGACGGGGAGAATATGAAGAACCCGTTTTTGCTGTTTAGTGCGCTGGTGGATTTAGGGGAGGATCTTTGTGGCTATGCGGGGACGATGCATGGGGGCTTGTTTGCGGTGCTGATGGACGAGGTTATGGGGACGGCGGCCAATTTTCAGAGTGGTAAGTTTTTTGAgcttttttcccttttgaTATATCATTCCAACTGCTTCGCGGTTGAGGGAGGGTTTCAGATTCTTGGGTCAGGATGCTGACGGGACTGTGTTGACAGAGCACGGTGCGTATACTGTCCagttcaacaccaaccttcaGAAGGCGATCAAGTTGCCCATGGTGGTTGTTAtcagggggagggtggtcaAGAAGGCTGGACGGAAGATCATGGTTAGGGGGTGTATTGAGGATCAGAATGGTTAGTTGTTGGGATTGGTTGCTGTATCCCTATTTGATCATGGAGTATGACTAACGCAATATTGAACAGGCAATATCATGGCTGAGGGCGATGGTCTCTGGATCCAGATGGATAAGAACGTGGGCAGGAGTCAGTTGTAGATGTTGCTCTTGGCAAGTTGTTTGTAGGCAatagaggaggaaggggatatAATAATCTGAAACCTGACCCGGACTTTCTCCTCCAGAAGACCAACAATTGGAAGCTCTTTCCAACGGCCAATGATGACGTGAAGTGAGAATGTGTCACAGACCAACCATATGGTAAGGCAGGATGGAGACTGCAGCCGGCCGTGGTGGCAAATCAGGTGGAAGGAAACGACGGACCTGCAGGACAGTGGGGCGCTCACTCTTGGCAGAAGTGAGCCGGCTCACCTGGCTCACTGGTGAGCATGGTGAGCcaggtacggaggtacctggaggaaagaggtctatatatacggaggaactggctggtgtagatagatagttccgcagtatgcaatataagtcacaatcgttggtattaaactgttgtgattgagacaagccattaTTATACACTgcttagctataccgaactaggattatttagaaatgcctttaactagtatccctttcagaggttctggataggggttcgttacacgttatatacttactttaactctattacggataagttaaaggcgtctttttactactatagccggacctaaaaacgtttagataggaggcgtcccgcctggcctaagcgccgagggaccttccgctagacctataTCCTTTACCGTAGAATAGGTTATTAAGTGTTTTAAGGAACTTAaggacgaggcttaataAACCCGGGAATAGATTTTCGTTATTTCGATTACGtttaagtcgactattaagtttttagtaccggagcgctatagaggagaaaaagTGAAGTTTAAAAGGTTCttaatttagcttaaaacttattttcgttaatacctaaactaatttactaacgaaaagttaaaagtaattttcgcggctactaagcttaaagataagGCTTTTACgtagttcgagcctatcctcgacgactattataaatagGAGTTAAAGGactaaaaaaagattattataaagtacttCGAGAACTATCGTACCTTTAAAACTAAACTTAAAGAAATATTTAGGGAATATAATAAGGCAAGACGCGTATAGGgtagacttttaagtttacgcTAAACGCGCTCGGTAATTAACTACTGgtttagggtgcggctataggcctaaaggtttaaataaaaaagtggggctttcggaggattcggaggtttaggggttatatatataagcggtctacttcggacattctattttaaataggatatcgacttttatttctttatatttttataccttaCACGCGTATAGGCAATTCTGGCTCTCTAATTAAGCTAAttaggtacttattatataatctgcgagcctataaagtcttttttttgttttacGTAGAGTACGGTCTACGAACGAGCTATTATTACGGAGgtacgtttatttatatactttattaaagatatatttataatattataattaatttatatatttttttactattttaaatagaggtcGTACTCGGGTTAAATAAAGCTTAGGGTCTAAACTAGACTTAAAAGTCTTAGATACTAAAGGAAATACGAAACTATAAacgataataagtattaataactttattaaaccccgcgaagttcgataaaaataatttatatttatttaattaaacgtatattttttattataagttaaataccgagctttttacttatatatagaaagttaaatatatagtccGGATAGGACTTAATAGTAAACTAAAAGTATTAGTCGAAATTAATTCGTTAATGGATTTTATTTCGGcggtaattattaaagttcttttttatttttaattaagagGAATCCTTTTAACgtattatttaatagtaataaataattaaaaaggtttCCGGGTTAACCTAACTTAAAATAATAGGgacttaaaaataaagaaagaaaaatactttccttttaatttaaataaaaataatttatttttatttacttaagttataaaggataaccgttttcctatttctaataatatatataaagaaaaaactatattattaacgtaaatataataataattattaactGTCGATATatctaataatattttacttattactttAACTAGCTTCTCCggtaataattaaatatattaaacttttatggtttattttataatagAAATAATTAGCTTAGTAACTAAGTCtctaaaattattattatttatcctttttttaattacggattatatttattataaaaatattaaaacccttcactttttttttaattaaagtaatttaattataaatcctaacgcttttaatatattaagtaaactTTATATTAACCTAaattttactattaaaaattatatagcGGCTTTTACTTGGTATACTAAATATCCTACTCCTTTTCCtaaattcgtatattaattttaataacttaaatacttttattttttaaaagtttACCCCGAttatcgttatttttaaaagtcccttacgtttaatcggctaacccccttttttatagtacctatatactttttttaacgtaaattctttaatttaaagaaagttaattttaaaagtaactttaaaggtaagtattttataaaatatttaaaatattttaagaatatctataaaaaatattaagttATAAAATTCAttttttacgtttataaatttaaattttaatataatttcgacgtaaaaaaataaatcgataaatatatagacttacctatacttattaatatttaacttattttaattacctACTTTAAAcgcctttttaaaatatataactttcggtaaaataaagatatttataaagagctaaataatttttatattaaaattatttttaaagggaTAGGCGAGTTAAggaaagttatttttaattattttaagttACTTTCTCGAATACcgattaaagaaaaagaaataataaaagcTAGGGTTATtaaccgcttttaaataaaattctccgaatttataaaaataacttttattaaccAAGGAAAATCCGAATATTATTTAagatttataaattttattatttaaagtaattaaattaataatataatcgaaaataaatataacGTAAAAGGAACTATCtataaaaagaataaattaattattatacctttctttattatttttaattaagcggcGGAAATatttaactaatatatagcggttaacgctataataaataaaaaaataatattatagtatttaaaaataaatatttacgGTAGCTTTTCTATACCGGGAAATAgtaaatttaaaataataaagacccgtatttaatatttaaaaaattaagtacTTTACTCTTTAAATTTCGGTATTAACCTTAATAAGGAAATAGATTTAttctttaatactttttttataattaatattaaaacttagtttagaaaattaaaaaggtaatactACGATAGtcctccgctattaaaaaaatactCTTAGTATAAtaagtttaattattatattaagttaacggaatatttaaagaaggaatataataaattataaagattatattatattaaaggaagtaaaatatatattaataaaaaggaATAGCcggataataaaaaagcgtagcttaattaaaaagatataAGGAAGGTATAGCGTAAAGAGAAAGTTAGCGatttagtttatataataatttcgttaaaattaaaattaaatagggcctataaagcttatacgaaATAAGTTAAGTATTAAGAAACttataaaggtaaaggatataagtttaaaatttctttaattaaaggaagggagtaaatagtaaaatggtgagaaaacacacaaactaaccacaacactacaaatataccctcaacagggtgtatgaatgaacgcacctgcgtgacagtggctcgctcgcaggccgtACTtcacgtaggacaaagaaaagactctatgggctcgcagaccacataataagcatctgatcggcctgattagagggccagaattgcctccacgcgtgtaaggcataaaaatataaagaaataaaagtcgatgtcttgtctaaaatagaatgtccgaagcagaccgcttatatatataacccctgaacctccgaatccttcgagagccccacttccttacttaaacccttaggcctatagccgtaccCTAAACTAAACTTCCTTTCgcatttaactactataaatTAGTAGgtaaatacgtatataagaaaaaaaaatattttttttaagcgaaaagaaaatattatttaataaaaaaaggagaaaataatttaattttactactcctttatttattttcccttaattaaagagagaaatatatttactttttagattttaaagtatactTTCGTCTctatcgagctattataaccggcgacTTAACGATCTCCTTCCTTTATTTCTAAGGAACTCTAGGAGCCTACttctattttataaaataaaatatataattaagcgaaaagtatattattaacgactttaaatagttataagtAAAGGGCCGGGTAATTATTAGCCTAAAAAGAAGCGGCGAGTCTATCGTTATAGAAGTATAGAGCTTAAAAGGAATTATTACTTTACTTAGTTATTAAAAGTCGTTTAATACGCTATATAGTCTAAactctttataattaaaaaaaagacttacgatatatttatttcctttaataatagtaactaAAGCTAACGGAGAACTAAAGAGTAAAGTAAACTAGGGAAataatagggatttaaatagcgataaaaaatatttaataagtaaaatccttttatatttattaagttttttaagccccttctcctccatttcttattatatattttttaattaagtttatactttaaaaacctttttatataagctatttataaccttattatttttttccttataacgcttatagttttatagtttttataataacgatCCCTTTTttaagcctttactactGTTAAATCCTtctctttactatataaaatacttccCTAAAAGTAAGtacggtaatactttaagaCCTAAAGATTATATTCTTACGCCTTGCCCTATTTACCGTAGGTTaacctttttacttttatattaaaattatattaaaaagtataacggatataaaatattaaataaaaatagcGTCCGTttaataccctttttaaTCCTTCGATAAAtctatataaactaaaatattaataataacgttataaatatttattatttaatagcttccggtattaatataaataggaaggacttaatatcgtcggttaaaaatattataattatcgttaagtaagaaaaagtatattaataattttattataataaagtttaaaggttctttaaaaatctatatataacgcttaaggattttttaaagaaagtacTGAAAAGCGTAAGTAAAGACCGAACTAGTAAACTATTACTTAACCTctaattaattttaaaggttatatattatataagtaaaggaggttatataaataccgtaaatataaatccGATTAAGGGGtatcgttatttttaaattaaaaaaaaatatttaataatattaatcgaaaattattttacgaaagtaatattaatttaattaggccgttttcctataatataatctccTAGGTCGGTAATTAAGTTAAAGCCGAAGTAAATAGGTTAAAGagtattattactttaaggaaGGAAAATACTGCGcggaaaattaaaactatagactttattaatattttaaaggCGTACTTTCCGtataatttctttaacgAGATTATTAGGAGGGTTAAATTCTTTATTAGCGGTAAATTTTTcctacgatatattataaatagaTTTCGGAAAaaacgttaataatattattctataagaaattaaaaaaaagtagcgtataatataatttataattaaaggattattaaaagggaaaaaaaactaacgttctttttcttactttagGCTACGTAAATAGTAAGTCTTTATTCTTTACTATCTACTTAACTTATAAAATAcgattatccgatatttacgtaagccgtttaaaaaggaaagagtACTTTATTAAGTTTCCCTcctattaaagcctataaaataaattatatagtcctatcctttaattataaatatctatattaattttctttacttttatttactttttattttttttaatatttattaattacttctttaTAATAGCCTTTTCTTTCGGGGAACTTATTactccgtttaattaaatagttaacgattttattacttaaatatctataacctcttttattaaaaaacttcttaattaagttaaaagaatCCTCGACCTTATAATATACGATTAATCCGagattattattaactttatttaaaagcctttacttactacctttatttattattttattaaccTTACCCGcgcttttaataattaaagcgttacttataaaaagtatatttaggTCCGACGTCCTATTTACGTttacgactttattatatttaaaggaactaatatttattataatatttttttcctttattaaactactTTTTAGTACCTTAAGATTTCCCTTTTAGATTTTAGCTACGTAACGGCTTCCCTTTACTTTAACTAATTCCTCTTTAATCTAACGAAAAAGgaaagtaaaaaaaagtaataaatattttttaaaaatattaatacGGATAggactattattaattatatttttaaagtattatcgagtaatttaattaaataagttttTATCGAATAGTTTAACGGATAGTTCTTTAGGTATTAACTTTTTAAAATCGTTAAATAGGTTTATCGTTTTAAAagcttatttatttaggcTACCGGgttactataaatattacttttttaattaggctttaactaatattaatatataggatttaattatattaatccttacgataaatataattaaagttattatcgGTTTTTTATAACGTTCTCCGATAGgattaaaattaaagtaatatagttatactttaactatataaaaaaaaaaatttcgattaaaaatataggaattattaatataaaggtatttattacttatagtttaatattaataaggatagttattactttaaggatTTTAGTAATAATAGATTATCGAAATtagattatagtatagtaagcttaattcctaataataaaaaagttaattaagattaaaagtaaaaaaaataataagttaaatataaagcgtttaaaaaataataattaaataagaagaaagagaaaaaaaaaaggaataatctttctttacttttaattaaaggaaggaatataaagagaaaaaaaaataaaaaaaaaaaaataataaaaaaaaaaaataaaaattacaaaaatataatataataatctttactttaaatagttacttcccttaatatttttttccctttaaaaataa from Podospora pseudopauciseta strain CBS 411.78 chromosome 6, whole genome shotgun sequence includes:
- a CDS encoding hypothetical protein (EggNog:ENOG503P1F0; COG:K; COG:T), producing the protein MPESSILWQNEAKTVVLLDLPRSIEEAQYLSDNQMLPGHEPPDTTTPFRRLICSPAPEQPFVTPEPKSSDYAQPAISPAAQIAELMTMASVKSALDEISTSYQGPWCLPRLTSKPPAPVESKQIATQPEETAAPPKNTSTPTEPNPPPKATEDHSIIPTNQVDTPDSPFTPPNSHPLTGPFPPLSQTFSLILLDPPWPNRSAKRKRSSPAAYKPLPSLSSTHSLLSSFQITNLLSPDGLVAVWVTNSPRFTTLLLNDIFPYNWGIELVAEWTWVKVTSRGEPIVSLGSQWRKPYERLLIARKKGACAGAGGVKNKVIVSVPDIHSRKPNLKRVFEEVLPRGYTALEMFARNLTAGWWGWGDEVVKFQGGEYWAHEEVVEGEEVVGPEGNLQGNREEKTAGSARLEEDIAGNLSQIVQPG
- the LEU5_2 gene encoding coenzyme A transporter (EggNog:ENOG503NW5S; COG:C); amino-acid sequence: MSHASMPGVSSPQIGRDTTRAARPNATALPAKDPAVCPTDDEAQVPRKPPKNKRSLDYVWRSGVAGGLAGCAAKTVVAPLDRVKILFQSHNPHFIKYTGSWIGVSEAMKAIYQQDGPTGLFRGHSATLLRIFPYAAIKFLAYEQIRAIVIPNKEHETPFRRLISGSLAGVTSVFFTYPLEVIRVRLAFETKKDSRSSLRSICKQIYGEQQKPRTVAGPVGEPLPVVPARHGLTNFYRGFSPTLLGMLPYAGMSFLTHDTAGDLLRHPKIAKWTTLPQSENAPAGKAAPLRSWAELFAGGVAGLVSQTASYPLEVIRRRMQVGGAVGDGHRMRIGETAGIIMRERGLRGFFVGLTIGYAKVVPLVAASFYTYERLKTWFGI
- a CDS encoding hypothetical protein (COG:E; EggNog:ENOG503PUNN), translated to MASTQNQNQGQDRPIIKAHSAPENHNQHVKDPLAHFNAIPPLAKMLSDPALLSTQVVDRRPLPSGESNFVRKVMNSGSTVRACVTFFRMLQPSASMVKKAQAAGAKGELIPMEEITKSKAMLQGGGAQDGENMKNPFLLFSALVDLGEDLCGYAGTMHGGLFAVLMDEVMGTAANFQSEHGAYTVQFNTNLQKAIKLPMVVVIRGRVVKKAGRKIMVRGCIEDQNGNIMAEGDGLWIQMDKNVGRSQL